Proteins from a single region of Chryseobacterium sp. T16E-39:
- a CDS encoding sensor histidine kinase: MAYKTFVDRIIKEKNAQHEAEVLHQKSLVLENIKAQEEERKRIAVMIHDDIGNRLNILSLWLNNLDTKGDELIKRNIHNQMSALIDSARTISHSLYPVNLESVGLVLYIEELIVNLSHKINISLHVAPGYRKKSIFIEVQLYRIIQEFTTNVIKHSSATEIWIYIKDYPDDMIVVITDNGQGFDYESVKKGMGISNIESRIKSMNAVHKWKNVLQKRSRLIIKIPYHNEPSN; encoded by the coding sequence TTGGCATATAAAACTTTTGTAGACCGGATTATTAAGGAAAAAAATGCTCAGCATGAAGCTGAGGTTCTTCATCAGAAAAGTCTGGTGTTAGAAAATATCAAGGCTCAGGAAGAAGAGCGTAAACGTATTGCGGTGATGATTCATGACGATATCGGTAATCGACTCAATATTCTTTCTCTGTGGCTGAATAATCTTGATACCAAAGGGGATGAACTGATCAAAAGAAATATACACAATCAGATGTCGGCGTTAATAGATTCTGCCAGAACTATTTCGCATTCATTGTATCCTGTGAATCTGGAATCTGTAGGTCTGGTACTATATATAGAAGAACTGATCGTTAACCTTTCACACAAGATCAATATTTCATTGCATGTAGCTCCTGGGTATCGGAAAAAAAGTATTTTTATTGAAGTTCAGCTGTATAGGATCATTCAGGAATTTACGACCAATGTGATCAAACATTCCTCAGCTACGGAAATCTGGATCTACATCAAAGATTATCCGGATGACATGATCGTTGTCATTACAGACAATGGTCAGGGTTTCGATTACGAATCTGTAAAGAAAGGAATGGGGATCAGTAATATAGAATCCAGAATAAAATCTATGAATGCAGTTCATAAATGGAAAAATGTATTGCAGAAGAGAAGCCGTTTAATTATTAAAATTCCTTATCACAATGAACCCTCAAATTAA